ACCTGCACCTGCAGCCTGCCGACCGCGAACTTCGCGCCGGGCATCACACCCTGCGCACCTTCCAGCGAGACCGCCTCCTCAACGTCCGCGGCGGTCCGCACCACTGCGTCCGGGTTGGCCTCCAGCAGGGCGGGCACGCGGTCTGGGTCCAGGTGGTCGGGGTGCTGGTGGGTGATCAGTACGCCGTCGAGGTCCTTCACGCCGTGCCAGGCGTCGGAAAAGGCTCCCGGGTCAATCAGCACCCTGGTCTCGGCGGCCTCAACCAGGAGGCAGGAGTGTCCCAAATGTGTGATGCGCATACCAGCCATCCTACGTGCGGGCCTGGACGTTTTCTGGATGGTGACTGTGGTGGGATAGTGCCCTTATGGCACATCTGCTCGGCGCTGAGAACATTTCGATCACTTTCGGCACCCGCACGGTGCTGGACTCTCTGACTCTGGGCATCGATGAGGGGGACCGGATCGGCATTGTGGGCCGCAACGGCGACGGCAAATCGACGCTGATGCGGATTCTGGGGCGTGCGCAGGAGCCTGACGAGGGCCGTGTCACGTGGCGCGGCGGAGTGTCGGTGGGGCTCCTGGACCAGCAGGATGTGCTGGACCACAGTCTGAGCGTCGGGCAGGCGGTGGTGGGCGATGCCCCCGAGCATGAATGGGCGACGGACCCGGCCAAGCGCGACGTCGTGGAGGGGCTGCTCTCCGAGCTGGACTGGGACAGCCCGGTGGGCGCGCTCTCCGGCGGGCAGCGGCGACGGGTGGCGCTCGCCGAGCTGCTGATGGGCGAGCATGACGTGATCATGCTGGATGAGCCCACCAACCATCTGGATGTGGAGGGGGTCGCCTGGCTGGCGAACCACCTGAAGACCCGCTGGAAGCCGAATGAGGGCGCGTTCCTCGTGGTCACCCACGACCGCTGGTTCCTGGACGAGGTGTGCACCCTGACCTGGGAGGTCCATGACGCAGCGGTGGATCACTTTGAGGGCGGCTATGCGGCGTACACCTTGGCCCGGGCGGAGCGTGACCGGGCCGCGGCGGTGGAGGAGCAGAAGCGCCAGCAGCTGGTCAAGAAGGAGCTGGCCTGGCTCAGGCGCGGCGCCCCTGCCCGGACCACCAAGGCGAAATTCCGGGTGGATGCGGCGAACGCGCTGATCAACGACGTCCCGGAGCACCGGGACGAGGTGCAGCTGAGGAAGATGGCCACGGCCCGGCTGGGCAAGGACGTGCTGGACGTGGAGGAGATGTCCTTCACGGTGAGGAAGGCGAGGGGCTTCGGCGCCTCAGACGCGGCGCCAGAGGTCGAGCATCAGCTCTTCAGCGATGTGACGTGGCGCTTGGGCCCGGGGGAGCGGGTCGGCCTCGTAGGCGTGAACGGCGCCGGAAAGTCGACCCTGCTCCGGATGCTGGAGGGCACCGTGGAGCCCGACGCCGGACGGGTCAGGCGGGGGAAGACGGTGCAGACGGCGATCCTCACCCAAGAGGTGGAGGAGCTTCGCGCCAAGGCCGGCATGCGGGTGCACGAAGTGATGACTGAGGAGAAGAGCGTCTTCGAAGTGGGCGGCAGGGAGCTCTCCGGGGCGCAGCTGCTGGAGACCCTCGGGTTCAGCCGCAGCCGCCAGTGGACTCCCGTCGGGGACCTCTCCGGCGGCGAGCGGCGTCGTCTGCAGCTGCTGAAGCTGCTGACCGGGGAGCCGAACGTGCTCATGCTGGATGAGCCCACCAATGATCTGGACACGGACACTCTGGCGGCCATGGAGGACCTGCTGGACAGCTGGCCGGGCACGCTGATTGTGGTGAGCCATGACCGCTACCTGCTGGAGCGGGTGACCGATCATCAGGTCGCCCTGCTCGGCGATGGTCAGATCCGCATGCTGCCCGGCGGGGTGGAGCAGTATCTGCGGATCCGCCAGGGCCAGGAGCCCCCGCCCGGGCTCAGCGACACCTACCGGGGGCAGTCCAGCGTGAGGGCCAGCGAAATCCCGGGAAGCACCATGCCCGCGGGCGCCAACCCGAGCATGCAGAGCACAGCCCCAGCCGGGCAGGGCGGCTCGGGCGCCTCGGAGGCGGACAAGCGCCAGGCCCGCAAGGACATGCAGCGCATCGACAAGCAGATGGAGAAGCTGCAGGCTCAGCGGGAGGAGCTCCACGCCAGAATGGCCCGCGCCTCCGAGGACGTGGACCTCGACAGGCTCCGCACGCTGCAGCCGCAGCTGGATGAGGTCAGCACCGAGCTGGAGGAGGCGGAGCTGGCGTGGCTGGAAGCGTCTGAGGCCGCGGAGGGCTGAGGCTGCGCCTCCTGGACGGTGCCGCCCGCCGCGGAATCTGGTGCCGAGGAGCCTGCGCCTTGCCATCGGAGGTGTGCACGCCCTTACGCTGGCTCTCATCGCCTTCGGTCTGATCCTGACCGGAACGGCAGTCACAGCCGCCGCACATCCTCGGAGGAACACATGAACATCACCCCAGCCAAGCGGCTCGTCGCCGCCCTGCTCGCCCTCATGCTCTTTCTCTCGGCAGGCGCCGGGCTTCTGGCCACACTGAGCCCCGCCTAGGACGCCGCCCCTTGGTAGTCTTGACGGGCTTCATCCATCCGCCATGGTGTAAGGGCAGCCCGTTCAGCCCGGCCCACACCTGCTCACGCAGGTGCGGATCCTAGGCCGGGCTTCTCTCAGCGGTGCGCCGAGAATCCTGGCGTCTAAGATGGTTGAGCCAAATGAATCTGATCCGCCATGGTGTAAGGGCAGCACACCGGTTTTTGGTACCGAGAGTCTAGGTTCGAATCCTAGTGGCGGAACGTGACTACACCAGTGCGTCCCGCCGCCGTGATCGTGCTCGCCGCGGGTGCCGGCACCCGTATGAAATCCTCCGTCCCGAAGATCCTCCACACTCTCGGCGGGACCAGCATGATCGGCCACGCGCTCAACACCGCTCGTGCCGTTGAGCCTGAGCACCTCGTCGCGGTCGTCCGCCACCAGCGGGACAGAGTCGCCGCCCACATCGCCCAGCACGACGACGCCGCGAAGCTCGCCGACCAGGACGAGATACCCGGCACCGGGCGCGCCGTCGAATGCGGCCTCGAAGCGCTCGCCGGCCACACCCTCACCGGCACCGTCGTGGTCACCTATGGGGATGTGCCGCTGCTGACCCCCGCGCTGCTGACCGACCTGATCTTCGAGCACGAGGGCAAGGGCAACGCCGTCACCGTCCTCTCCGCCGAAGTGTCCGACCCCGCCGGATACGGACGCATCCTCCGCCAGGGCGACGAGGTCATCGGTATCGTGGAGCACAAGGACGCCGACGAGTCCCAGCGGGCCATCCGTGAGATCAACTCCGGCATCTACGCCTTCGACGCCGAAGTCCTGGCCCGCGCGCTCGCCCAGGTCTCCGTCGAGAACGCGCAGGGCGAGAAGTACCTCACCGATGTGCTCTCCATCGCCCGCGGCGAGGGCGGCCGGGTCTCCGCCGTCGTCACCGAGGACCGGTGGCAGGTCGAGGGCGCCAATGACCGCGTCCAGCTCCAGGCCCTCGGCGCTGAGCTGAACCGCCGCACCGTGGAGGCCGCCATGCGGGCCGGCACCACCGTGATCGACCCCGCGACCACCTGGATCGAGCCCACCGTGGCTCTCGAGCAGGACACCACCGTCCTCCCCGGCACCCAGCTGCACGGCGCGACCCACATCGCCGAGGGGGCCGTCATCGGGCCTGACACCACCCTCACCGACGTCACCGTCGGGCCCGGCGCCCAGGTCACCCGCACCCACGGCTCCGGCGCCGTCATCGAAGCAGGCGGCAAGGTGGGCCCCTTCAC
The sequence above is drawn from the Nesterenkonia populi genome and encodes:
- the glmU gene encoding bifunctional UDP-N-acetylglucosamine diphosphorylase/glucosamine-1-phosphate N-acetyltransferase GlmU translates to MTTPVRPAAVIVLAAGAGTRMKSSVPKILHTLGGTSMIGHALNTARAVEPEHLVAVVRHQRDRVAAHIAQHDDAAKLADQDEIPGTGRAVECGLEALAGHTLTGTVVVTYGDVPLLTPALLTDLIFEHEGKGNAVTVLSAEVSDPAGYGRILRQGDEVIGIVEHKDADESQRAIREINSGIYAFDAEVLARALAQVSVENAQGEKYLTDVLSIARGEGGRVSAVVTEDRWQVEGANDRVQLQALGAELNRRTVEAAMRAGTTVIDPATTWIEPTVALEQDTTVLPGTQLHGATHIAEGAVIGPDTTLTDVTVGPGAQVTRTHGSGAVIEAGGKVGPFTYLRPGTVLGEDGKIGAFYETKNVQVGARSKLSHLGYAGDAEIGEDSNIGCGNITANYDGENKHRTVIGSHVRTSSSTVFVAPVELGDGAYTGAGAIVRKDVQPGALAISVAQQRNLEGWVGRRRPGSSSARAAEQAGQQDGHTGNTEGAGE
- a CDS encoding ABC-F family ATP-binding cassette domain-containing protein, producing MAHLLGAENISITFGTRTVLDSLTLGIDEGDRIGIVGRNGDGKSTLMRILGRAQEPDEGRVTWRGGVSVGLLDQQDVLDHSLSVGQAVVGDAPEHEWATDPAKRDVVEGLLSELDWDSPVGALSGGQRRRVALAELLMGEHDVIMLDEPTNHLDVEGVAWLANHLKTRWKPNEGAFLVVTHDRWFLDEVCTLTWEVHDAAVDHFEGGYAAYTLARAERDRAAAVEEQKRQQLVKKELAWLRRGAPARTTKAKFRVDAANALINDVPEHRDEVQLRKMATARLGKDVLDVEEMSFTVRKARGFGASDAAPEVEHQLFSDVTWRLGPGERVGLVGVNGAGKSTLLRMLEGTVEPDAGRVRRGKTVQTAILTQEVEELRAKAGMRVHEVMTEEKSVFEVGGRELSGAQLLETLGFSRSRQWTPVGDLSGGERRRLQLLKLLTGEPNVLMLDEPTNDLDTDTLAAMEDLLDSWPGTLIVVSHDRYLLERVTDHQVALLGDGQIRMLPGGVEQYLRIRQGQEPPPGLSDTYRGQSSVRASEIPGSTMPAGANPSMQSTAPAGQGGSGASEADKRQARKDMQRIDKQMEKLQAQREELHARMARASEDVDLDRLRTLQPQLDEVSTELEEAELAWLEASEAAEG